ACTTCGAGACGTAGACCGCGGTGGGCTCCGCCGGGCCGGAACTGCACATGTAGTAGCTGCCCTCGTGGAAGGTCACCCATGAGTCCTCGTTTTGATAGAGGTAGTTGGTGAAGCGGGACTGCGGGGCGGCGCTCGCCAAGGGGGAGAGCGACAGGGCCAAGGGCAAGAGGAAGCGGAGCTGTTTCATCGGTGCTTGGGAAATCCGTTCGGCGGGGCCCGGCTTTCCGCATGGAGCGGGAAGCGGGCGGACCGCCAGTGAATCCCAAGCGGGCAGTCGCTGGGAAGGAAATTTGATATTCCAACCGTGTTCCAAACAATGAATCAGATCACTGGCACTAAACCTAGGTAGGCCGTGGCGTAGCGATTTCCGAACTCCACCAAGGCATCCCGACCAAAATGGACCATATCGACACCGGGAAGGCCGGCGCTTTCGACAAAGGCAGCATGGGGGTCCTCGGCAGCGATCCGGCGGAGGCCGGAGCGGACGATGTTCCGGCGCTGGACGGCAGCGGGCTTCCTGCGTTCGTCCGCGAAATCGCCGAGGTCGCCGATGAGGAAGGGAAGCTGGGGGGTGGAGAGATCGCGGCGGAGGCCGGCCATCAGGGCGGAGAGCTTTCCGGCATGGGCGGGAGCGGCGGACTCACTGTCGGCATCGGTCTCCCCCTGATGCCAGAGGACGCCCGCCAGAGTGCCGCTGCGGGCGGCGAAGCGGGCGCGGCGGACGGCATTCGCATAAAGCGCCGAGTCGGTGCCTAGGTGATCGATGGGCGCTCCTCCCCACGCACAGGGGATGAGGCCGATCATGCAATCCGGCATTTCCTGCCAAAGACGAAGGGCAAAGGGCAGGCCGAGTCC
This portion of the Luteolibacter luteus genome encodes:
- a CDS encoding sialate O-acetylesterase, whose protein sequence is MSGPSRFRLRWFPPATRGPWALPSDPQLLRVFLLMGQSNMAGFGCVRPDDPWQPGDHHPAPGVLVLGGQSTLKSPRPRGRTCWRPAVHPLHLNQKSAAFGLGLPFALRLWQEMPDCMIGLIPCAWGGAPIDHLGTDSALYANAVRRARFAARSGTLAGVLWHQGETDADSESAAPAHAGKLSALMAGLRRDLSTPQLPFLIGDLGDFADERRKPAAVQRRNIVRSGLRRIAAEDPHAAFVESAGLPGVDMVHFGRDALVEFGNRYATAYLGLVPVI